In Poecilia reticulata strain Guanapo unplaced genomic scaffold, Guppy_female_1.0+MT scaffold_131, whole genome shotgun sequence, one genomic interval encodes:
- the mat2b gene encoding methionine adenosyltransferase 2 subunit beta isoform X3: MPGFQFSALQDEVLPQGPRVVVTGATGLLGRAVCREFQNHGWTVRGTGLRRARPRFLRCDLTDEDAVRRLLQETKPDVLVHCAAERRPDVMERNADAAVSLNVHASSTVSRETAACGALLIYISTDYVFDGRNPPYGEDDCPNPLNLYGRSKLEGEREALRHCPGAVILRVPILFGEVESVTESAVTSLWQQVQEATEERRALDHCLQRFPTDARNVAAVCRKLAERARQQDPSIRGIFHFSGKEQMTKYEMAVAMAQAFNLPSNHLVPLTELPSGSAPRPVNSQLNCSRLEQLNLSVEPRAFSVAISECLWPFTADKRWRQTVFH, encoded by the exons ATGCCTGGGTTCCAGTTCTCGGCTCTGCAG GATGAGGTCCTGCCCCAGGGCCCGAGGGTTGTGGTTACCGGAGCGACGGGCCTTCTGGGTCGGGCCGTCTGCAGGGAGTTCCAGAACCATGGCTGGACGGTGAGGGGAACCGGCCTGCGGCGGGCCAGGCCCCGCTTCCTGCGCTGTGACTTGACCGACGAGGACGCCGTGCGCCGACTGCTGCAGGAGACCAAG CCCGACGTTCTTGTCCACTGCGCCGCAGAACGCCGTCCGGACGTCATGGAGAGAAACGCGGACGCGGCGGTCAGCCTGAACGTCCACGCCTCCAGCACAGTCTCCAGGGAGACAG CCGCCTGCGGTGCCCTGCTCATCTACATCAGCACTGACTACGTGTTTGACGGCCGGAACCCTCCGTACGGCGAGGACGACTGTCCCAACCCACTCAACCTGTACGGGCGGAGCAAGctggagggagagagggaggcgctCAGACACTGTCCAG GCGCTGTGATCCTGCGTGTTCCCATCCTGTTCGGGGAGGTGGAGTCTGTGACGGAGAGCGCCGTGACGTCGCTATGGCAACAGGTCCAGGAGGCGACGGAGGAGCGGCGGGCGCTGGACCACTGCCTGCAGCGCTTCCCCACCGACGCTCGAAACGTCGCCGCCGTCTGCAGGAAGCTGGCTGAGAGAGCGAGACAG CAGGATCCGTCCATCCGAGGAATCTTCCATTTCTCTGGTAAAGAGCAGATGACCAAATATGAGATGGCTGTTGCCATGGCGCAGGCCTTCAACCTGCCGTCCAATCACCTTGTACCT CTGACGGAGCTGCCTTCCGGGTCCGCTCCTCGTCCAGTCAACAGCCAGTTGAACTGTTCCCGCCTGGAGCAGCTGAACCTGAGCGTGGAGCCGCGAGCGTTCTCCGTCGCCATCAGCGAGTGTCTGTGGCCGTTCACGGCCGACAAACGCTGGAGACAGACCGTCTTCCACTGA
- the mat2b gene encoding methionine adenosyltransferase 2 subunit beta isoform X1, producing the protein MSSACAEQRLVFSPGLVQLVQDEVLPQGPRVVVTGATGLLGRAVCREFQNHGWTVRGTGLRRARPRFLRCDLTDEDAVRRLLQETKPDVLVHCAAERRPDVMERNADAAVSLNVHASSTVSRETAACGALLIYISTDYVFDGRNPPYGEDDCPNPLNLYGRSKLEGEREALRHCPGAVILRVPILFGEVESVTESAVTSLWQQVQEATEERRALDHCLQRFPTDARNVAAVCRKLAERARQQDPSIRGIFHFSGKEQMTKYEMAVAMAQAFNLPSNHLVPLTELPSGSAPRPVNSQLNCSRLEQLNLSVEPRAFSVAISECLWPFTADKRWRQTVFH; encoded by the exons ATGAGCAGCGCATGCGCAGAACAGAGGCTGGTGTTCAGCCCCGGGCTCGTGCAGCTGGTCCAG GATGAGGTCCTGCCCCAGGGCCCGAGGGTTGTGGTTACCGGAGCGACGGGCCTTCTGGGTCGGGCCGTCTGCAGGGAGTTCCAGAACCATGGCTGGACGGTGAGGGGAACCGGCCTGCGGCGGGCCAGGCCCCGCTTCCTGCGCTGTGACTTGACCGACGAGGACGCCGTGCGCCGACTGCTGCAGGAGACCAAG CCCGACGTTCTTGTCCACTGCGCCGCAGAACGCCGTCCGGACGTCATGGAGAGAAACGCGGACGCGGCGGTCAGCCTGAACGTCCACGCCTCCAGCACAGTCTCCAGGGAGACAG CCGCCTGCGGTGCCCTGCTCATCTACATCAGCACTGACTACGTGTTTGACGGCCGGAACCCTCCGTACGGCGAGGACGACTGTCCCAACCCACTCAACCTGTACGGGCGGAGCAAGctggagggagagagggaggcgctCAGACACTGTCCAG GCGCTGTGATCCTGCGTGTTCCCATCCTGTTCGGGGAGGTGGAGTCTGTGACGGAGAGCGCCGTGACGTCGCTATGGCAACAGGTCCAGGAGGCGACGGAGGAGCGGCGGGCGCTGGACCACTGCCTGCAGCGCTTCCCCACCGACGCTCGAAACGTCGCCGCCGTCTGCAGGAAGCTGGCTGAGAGAGCGAGACAG CAGGATCCGTCCATCCGAGGAATCTTCCATTTCTCTGGTAAAGAGCAGATGACCAAATATGAGATGGCTGTTGCCATGGCGCAGGCCTTCAACCTGCCGTCCAATCACCTTGTACCT CTGACGGAGCTGCCTTCCGGGTCCGCTCCTCGTCCAGTCAACAGCCAGTTGAACTGTTCCCGCCTGGAGCAGCTGAACCTGAGCGTGGAGCCGCGAGCGTTCTCCGTCGCCATCAGCGAGTGTCTGTGGCCGTTCACGGCCGACAAACGCTGGAGACAGACCGTCTTCCACTGA
- the mat2b gene encoding methionine adenosyltransferase 2 subunit beta isoform X2: MSSACAEQRLVFSPGLVQLVQDEVLPQGPRVVVTGATGLLGRAVCREFQNHGWTVRGTGLRRARPRFLRCDLTDEDAVRRLLQETKPDVLVHCAAERRPDVMERNADAAVSLNVHASSTVSRETAACGALLIYISTDYVFDGRNPPYGEDDCPNPLNLYGRSKLEGEREALRHCPGAVILRVPILFGEVESVTESAVTSLWQQVQEATEERRALDHCLQRFPTDARNVAAVCRKLAERARQDPSIRGIFHFSGKEQMTKYEMAVAMAQAFNLPSNHLVPLTELPSGSAPRPVNSQLNCSRLEQLNLSVEPRAFSVAISECLWPFTADKRWRQTVFH; the protein is encoded by the exons ATGAGCAGCGCATGCGCAGAACAGAGGCTGGTGTTCAGCCCCGGGCTCGTGCAGCTGGTCCAG GATGAGGTCCTGCCCCAGGGCCCGAGGGTTGTGGTTACCGGAGCGACGGGCCTTCTGGGTCGGGCCGTCTGCAGGGAGTTCCAGAACCATGGCTGGACGGTGAGGGGAACCGGCCTGCGGCGGGCCAGGCCCCGCTTCCTGCGCTGTGACTTGACCGACGAGGACGCCGTGCGCCGACTGCTGCAGGAGACCAAG CCCGACGTTCTTGTCCACTGCGCCGCAGAACGCCGTCCGGACGTCATGGAGAGAAACGCGGACGCGGCGGTCAGCCTGAACGTCCACGCCTCCAGCACAGTCTCCAGGGAGACAG CCGCCTGCGGTGCCCTGCTCATCTACATCAGCACTGACTACGTGTTTGACGGCCGGAACCCTCCGTACGGCGAGGACGACTGTCCCAACCCACTCAACCTGTACGGGCGGAGCAAGctggagggagagagggaggcgctCAGACACTGTCCAG GCGCTGTGATCCTGCGTGTTCCCATCCTGTTCGGGGAGGTGGAGTCTGTGACGGAGAGCGCCGTGACGTCGCTATGGCAACAGGTCCAGGAGGCGACGGAGGAGCGGCGGGCGCTGGACCACTGCCTGCAGCGCTTCCCCACCGACGCTCGAAACGTCGCCGCCGTCTGCAGGAAGCTGGCTGAGAGAGCGAGACAG GATCCGTCCATCCGAGGAATCTTCCATTTCTCTGGTAAAGAGCAGATGACCAAATATGAGATGGCTGTTGCCATGGCGCAGGCCTTCAACCTGCCGTCCAATCACCTTGTACCT CTGACGGAGCTGCCTTCCGGGTCCGCTCCTCGTCCAGTCAACAGCCAGTTGAACTGTTCCCGCCTGGAGCAGCTGAACCTGAGCGTGGAGCCGCGAGCGTTCTCCGTCGCCATCAGCGAGTGTCTGTGGCCGTTCACGGCCGACAAACGCTGGAGACAGACCGTCTTCCACTGA